The following is a genomic window from Citrifermentans bemidjiense Bem.
CAGAGATGCTGGCTGTTTCTTTGAAAACTTTCCTTTGATTTTGTTGTTTTATCAAGGTGAAATGGTACAGTGGGGGGCAGCCGAAATTACAGGGGTATTCCAGATGAGTTCCACAAAGTGTTCCAGATGCGGAAGACAGATAGATGCCAGGGAGCCTCAGTGCATCTGGTGCGGTGCGCCGCGTCCAAGCTTCGGCGCCAGGTTCAGAGAGATGCTGCGCGGAGGGCTCGATGCAGGCTTTGTGGTGCAGGCGATCATCGCTGCCAATGCGCTCTTCTACCTACTCTCGCTGCTGGTGAGCGGCAGGCGCGGGTTCGACATGAACCCCCTGAGCTTCCTGTCGCCGGACCAGAACAGCTTGCTGCTGCTGGGCGCCACGGGCACGATACCGGTGCTGGAGCTTGGGCGCGTCTGGAGCCTCATCTCCGCCAACTACCTGCACGGGGGGCTGCTGCACATCCTTTTCAACATGATGGCGCTGCGCCAGATCGGCCCTTGGGTCAGTGCGGAGTTCGGCGCGAGCCGCATGTTCGTCATCTATACCTTGAGCGGCGTTGCCGGCTACGTCGCCTCCTTCTTTGCCGGGATCCCCTTCACCATCGGCGCTTCCGCCTCCGTCTGCGGCCTGATCGGCGCCCTTTTCTATTTCGGCAAGAGCCGCGGCGGCAATTACGGCGCGGCCGTCTCCCGCGAGGTGAGCGGCTGGCTGATCAGCCTGGTCCTCTTCGGCCTGATCATGCCCGGCATCAACAACTGGGGGCATGGCGGCGGCGTAGTGGGGGGGATCGTGCTGGCGAAACTCCTGGGGTACCAGGAGCGGAGCCACGAGAACAGCGCGCACCGCCTGCTGGCGCTGATCTGCGTCGTCGCCACCGTGGCCGTCCTTTGCTATGCCGCCTATTTTTCCCTCGCCTACCGGTTCAGCTGAACCAGAAAAGGGGACAGGCTACTTTTAAAAAACAAAAAGTAGCCTGTCCCCCTTTTTTTTCGCCCTCCCTCCCGACTGTGCCCAATTGGTCGCGTCTAATGCGCAACTGCTTGTTTGTATGGATAAATTCCGGTATGGTTACATCAAAATTTTTGCCGGGAGATCCTGATGAGTGTCCACGAAGTAAACCATCCGTTGGTGAAGCACAAGATCGGCCTGATGCGCGAGGCCGGGATCAGCACCAAGAAGTTCCGCGAACTCACCTCGGAGATCGCCTGCCTGCTAGCTTACGAGGCCAGCAGGGATTTCCAGATCGAGCCTAGAACCATCACCGGCTGGGACGGCAGCAAGGTAATGATCCAGCAGTTGAAAGGGAAGAAGGTGACGGTGGTCCCGATCCTGCGCGCCGGCATCGGCATGCTGGACGGCGTACTGGACATGATCCCCAACGCCAAGGTGAGCGTGGTGGGGCTGGCCCGCAACGAAGAGACGCTGGAGGCGCATACCTATTTCGAGAGGTTCGTCGGGAGCCTGGACGAGCGTCTTGCCCTCATCATCGACCCCATGCTCGCTACCGGCGGGTCCATGGCCGCCACCATAGAGATGCTCAAGAAGAACGGCTGCCTCCAGATCCGCGTCCTTTGCCTCGTCGCCGCTCCGGAAGGACTGGCGAAGATCACCGCTGCCTACCCGGAGATCGACATCTACGTCGCGGCGATCGACGAACGGTTGAACGAGCAAGGGTACATCCTCCCTGGCTTGGGAGACGCCGGCGACAAGATCTTCGGCACCAAGTAACGCACCCGGCTGCAACCAAAGCGGGGGCGTTCCCTCCCGTATCACTTTCCTAGCGAGGTCAACTGCATGTCACAAGCAAAAGAACCGGTATGGCGCCAGGCGCTTTCCGGAGCGCAGATCCTTTTTGTCGCGTTCGGGGCACTGGTGCTGGTGCCGATTCTCACCGGGCTCAATCCGAGCATGGCGCTTTTGGGCGCCGGCGTGGGCACCCTCATCTTCCAGCTCTGCACCAAGCGCGAGGTCCCCATCTTCTTAGGCTCCTCCTTCGCCTTCATAGCGCCCATCGTCTACAGCGTCCAGACCTGGGGGATGCCGGCGACCTTGGGCGGGCTCTTCGCCGCGGGATGGCTCTACCTCGCGCTCTCCCTGGTGATCTACCTGCGCGGCGCGGATTTCATCCACCGCATCATGCCTCCCGTGGTGGTGGGCCCCATCATCATGGTCATCGGCCTGGGACTTGCCGGCGTCGCGGTCAACATGGCGATGGGCAAAACCGGAGACGGCAAGGGTGTGCTGGTCGATTACGAAACCGCCATCCTGGTGGCGGCGGTCTCGCTTGCCACGACCGTCGCGGTGGCCGTGCGCGCCAAGGGGATCTTCCGGCTCTTGCCGGTACTCTCCGGCGTCGCCGTCGGCTACGTCCTCTCCATCTTCCTGGGGCTGGTCGATTTCACCAAGATCGCCGCCGCCCCCTGGATCGAGGTGCCGACCTTCGTGACCCCGCAGTTCAACTGGGCGGCTGTCCTGTTCATGATCCCGGTGGCGCTTGCCCCGGCCATCGAGCATGTCGGCGACGTCGTCGCCATCGGGGCTGTGACCGGCAAGGATTACACCGTGAAGCCGGGCCTGCACCGCACCATGCTGGGGGACGGGCTCGCCGTCTGCACGGCCGCGCTGATCGGCGGCCCACCCGTCACCACCTATGCCGAGGTGACCGGGGCGGTGATGATCACCCGTTGCTACAACCCGGTCATCATGACCTGGGCCGCAGGCTTCGCCATCGTCATGGCCTTCTTCGGCAAGTTCAACGCCATCCTGCAGTCGATACCGGTGCCGGTCATGGGGGGGATCATGATGCTCCTCTTCGGCTCCATCGCATCGGTCGGTCTCAACACCCTGATCCACGCCCAGGTCGACATGCACCGCCCGCGCAACCTGGTCATCGTCTCGCTGGTTCTGGTCTTCGGCATCGGCGGCCTCAGCCTCAACGTTGCCGGGCAGCACCTGCACGGCGTCTCGCTCTGCGGCATCGCGGCAATCCTGCTCAACCTCGTCCTGCCCAAAGGCGAGGCACCACCGATGGGAGTTGAGACGGACGATGCGGAGCCGGAGACGGTCCCCTGATTTCATTCATCCTGGCGCGCCGGCCTCTGCCGCCGGCGCGCCAGCTTTTCCCCTGTACCGCCCCTTCCCCGTCGCCTCCCCAACCCGTGTAGCGTGCCCCTTAGGTACCCCTATATTCCGATCTCCCCCATCTCTCCTGGGTTACGCTCCATCGCCTTCATTCTGTAACCATCCTTTACTGACAGCAGTGAAATCCTCTCTCACAGCACCACCTATTGGCATTGCCAATCAGTTCTCGCTCGATATACTCATATTCGCTTTAAATTAACGAGTGCTAATGTTTACCGAGGGAGCGTAACGCCAAGGGTGTCGGAACGTCGAGCGGTCCGGCGGCTGTCAACTCGCAGATAAAAGGAGGTCTTCCATGAAGGGGAATGAAAGGGTGATTGAACAGTTGAACGTGCGCCTGGCCGAAGAACTGACTGCGACCAACCAGTACATGGTTCACGCGGAGATGTGCGAGAACTGGGGCTACAAGCGGCTGCACGCGAAGATCAGGGAGAGGGCGATCGTGGAGATGAAGCATGCCGAGAAACTGATCGAGCGGATACTCTTCCTGGAGGGGAGACCCATCGTCAGCAGGCTGGATCCGATCCATATCGGAGGCGAGATCCCCAAGATGCACCAGTTCGACCACGCCCTCGAGGAGACCGCCATAAAGGGGTACAACGAGAGCATCAGGCTTGCGGTGGAGCTGGGCGACAACGGGACGCGCGAGTTGCTGCAGTCGATCCTGGACCAGGAAGAGGAGCACATCGACGATATCGAGGCTCAGCTGGACCAGATCGTCCAGATGGGCGTGCAGAACTACCTGGTCGACCAGGTGGGGTGAAGACGCACCTCCTTACCATCTCGGTCGTGAAAAGGGCTCCGGAGTCAAACCCCGGAGCCCTTTCTTTGTTGATGGCTCAAAACGTGTTGTACCGGCCTCAGCTCTGGCCCAATTCCTTTTCCAGCTCCGCAACCCTCGCCCGCAGCGACTTTTCCTTTTGCCACTTGGCAGTTACGTCCCGCATCACCGCTGCGGTCCCGGCAACCCGGCCGTCTGCGTCCCTGATGATGGTCATGGAGAATTCCGACGAAATGCGGGTACCGTCCTTGCGCAGGGCGGGGGCCGCGAGGAGATCGGTCTGATAGTGGGTGTAGCCGGTCTCCATCACCCTGAAGTACCCTTCCCAGTGGCGGGCGCGCTGGTTCTCCGGGATGAAGATGTCCAGCGAGCGGCCGATCGCCTCCTCCGCAGTGAACCCCAGCATCCGCTCGGCTCCCTTGTTCCAGAGCCTGATTACCCCCTGCCGGTCGGAGAAGATGATGGCGTCGTTGCACTCTTGCACCAGTTGCCGGTGCAGTTCATCGTCCTGTAATTCATTCATGGAACACCTCCGCGTGCTTTTATAAGAGCATATCATCACTTGCACTGACAGGCCTTGATTCAGGTCAAATAGCGGAAAATTGCAGCGTCTGTATGAAAAAAGGAAAGAGACAGTTGAGGCAAGGCAATCGTGGCGGTTATGCCTGAATCAAATCTGTCGGGAAGGAGTTTGCGTTGCTTAAAATAAAATAATTGTAAGCCCAGCCTCTAAAGTAGAAAGGCAGGTTGCCGATACTCCTACCAAAGAGGCGTTGGCAAAGGATTATCCGGGGGAGGCCTGATGTTCAAGAACAAACTGATGCACAAAATACTGTCGATAATAGGGATCAACCTCTTTATCGGCATCACCATTGTCGGTTGCCTCGCCATTTGGCTGCAGTACCGATCAAGCATGGAGTTGCAGGCCAAAAACAGCCGTAACATGGAAGCCGTCATCGCCGAGGAGGTCGCGGCCTTCATGATGAAGGATGATTCCAAGTCGGTGGCGAACCTGGCCAAGGTGGCCAAGGAGAAACGGTTCGGCTTCGATGTCCAGGTCTATAACAAGGAAGGGAAGGATACTGTCTCGGAGAAGGTGGACCGGCAGGTGGCCGACAGTCTCGCCTCCGGCAAGCGGATGGAGATCAGGCAGGTTCTGGACGGGATACACACGCTCCGCTCGGCGGTCCCGCTTTTGAACGAGGAACGCTGCAAGCAGTGCCACGACGGCTCTGACAAGTACTTAGGCGCGCTGCTCCTCACGTCTTCCATGGAGGAGGGGTACCAGAGCGCGATCAGGATGATAGCGATCCTGCTCGTCGCCGGCATCGTGTTCTTCCTGGCCATGATGCTTTGCATGTACCTCTTCTTCAAGAAGACCGTGGTGCGCGACCTGCTCTTTTTCTCAGAGAAGCTCAAAGACATAGCAGAAGGGGAAGGGGATCTCACCAAGGAGATTCCGGTCCGCTCCAGTGACGAGATCGGGGATCTGGCGCGGCACATCAACCACCTGGTGCGAAAACTCAGGGAGACGGTCACGGTGCTGTACGAATTGGCCGAGAACATCTCCATCTCCCTTTGCCATGTCTCCAACCGGGCGCAGAAAACGGTGGGCTACTCGGCCGAGCAGAAGGACCGTTCCGAGACGGTGGCGGTGGCTACCGAGGAGATGGCTGCCACCCTAAACCTGGTCGCCGGCAACACGCACCAGGCTGCGGGCTTCTCGGCTGAGGTGGATGAGGCCGCCAACCGGGGGATGTCGGTTGTGGACGACGCCTGTCGGAGTATCGTCTCGGTGCGGGAGAACGTGGCGCAGACCCTGGATACGGTGGGAAAACTGGAATCCTCGTCGGCGCAGATAGGCGACATCATCAACCTGATCGAGGACATCGCGGACCAGACCAAACTGCTCGCCCTCAACGCCGCCATCGAAGCGGCCCGGGCCGGGGAACATGGACGCGGCTTTGCTGTCGTCGCCGACGAGGTGAAGATGCTCTCGGAAAAGACGGCGACCTCCACCAAGGAGATCGCCAAGATCATCACCAACATCCAGCTGGAAAGCCGCGAGGCGGCGAGATCCATCTCGCAGGAACAGGAACGGGTGGAAGACGGCGTCGCCAAGTCGACGGCTGCCAGGGAGTGCCTGGAGAAAATCCTCGGTCTGGCAGGCGAGACGGCGCAGCTGATAAACCAGATCGCCTCGGCCACAGAAGAACAAAGCGCCACCACCAACGAGATTGCCGACAAGATCCACAACGTCTCCGAGTCAGCCTCGAAGGTGCATGCGGACATGACTCAGAGCGAAAAGGCGTTCATGGAGCTGACCGGGGTGGCGGAGCAGATCTTCTCCACGGTAGGCAAGTTCAGCGTCGGCAACCGTCACGACGAGATGAAAGGTGCGGTCTGCGAGTTGCGGGACCGGTTCCTGGCCGCCATAGATGCGGGGGTTGCTGCGGGAAGGATAACCATGGCCGACCTGAGCGACAGGAACTACCGCCCCATCCCGAACACATCGCCGCAAAAGTACAACACCGCCTTCGACAGTTTCTTCGACCAATTCATCTCGCCGCTCCAGGAGGAGACCCTGTCCAAAAACGGCGACATATTCTTCGCCATATGCGTTGACGACCGCGGCTACACCGCGAGCCACAACCTGCGCTATTCCAAGCCCCTCACCGGCGACCCCGATCTGGACCGGGTGAACAACCGCACCAAGAGGATCTTCGACGACAAGACCGGGTTGAAGGCGGCCCAAAACGTCGAGCCGTTCCTGCTGCAGACCTACATGAGGGACACCGGCGAGGTCATGAACGACATCTCCACGCCGATAAGCATCAACAACCGCCACTGGGGCGCCGTGCGCCTCGGCTACCGGGCGGAGTAGCGTTGCCCTGCGGATAGAGCAAAACCGAAAATAAAACAGGCCGTACCTTCTTTGGGTGCGGCCTTTTTTTATCGCCAGAGGGGGCGCCGGCGGCGCTTCATGGCCCTTTGGCAGCGTTTCTGTTCTATTTTGGAGTGGATCGGGCGCGCATTTATTGCGATACGGCGTTTGCTCTTTCCGGTAAGGGTAACTCTCGCAGCATCGCCGCTGAGGCCGGTACTGGACCTGACAACAGCGGCTTGTACTACGGTGGAAAAGAACACTCTTTGGCCGTAGTTTCAAGGGAGTAAATGCTATCTGCCGGAGTGATACCTCGAAGGGCGAACTGTTTGGTATCACATAAAAAATGCGCATGACTGGAAGTGAACGGCATCGCCGTAATACACGAAACATTTTTTTATTCTTGACTGCAACGGCGCGTTCAGATTAGATTGCATACTGTATACATCGTATACGGGTTATGGTAAGACAGCATTAACCAGCTTCAGTCGCAGTCAAAGCTGGTAGTGGGGGCTGGATAAAGCCTTGGGTTATTACCGCTTGACTCTCTTTGTTCTCTTCAGTAGAATCCGGTTCTAATTTTCCCCAGACACATGCCTGCGCGTCACAGGATCAGTCAGTCGGCCGGTCGGGCGTCGGTGCCAAACTCTTATAAATTATCAGCTTAGCGGCTGATCGTAGTCGTAGACACCAAAACAGAACAGGAGGAAGTTATGTCCCAGTACGGCACACTGCAAGACCGGGTAAAATGCAAACAACTATTGAACAAGGTCATGGCTCCCGAGCAGACTATTGAGTTCTTCAAGAACGGGATGAACCTTGGCTGGTCCGGTTTTACTCCGGCTGGTTACCCGAAAGTGGTGCCTATCGCCCTGGCTGACCATGTTGAGAAGAACAACCTGCAGGGCAAACTGAGATTCAACCTCTTTATCGGCGCTTCCGTCGGCGCCGAGACCGAAGACCGTTGGGCGACTCTGGACATGATCGACCGCCGCTGGCCGTACCAGACCGGCAAGAACATCGCAGCAGGCATCAACGCCGGCCGCATCCGCATGGGCGACAAGCACCTCTCCCTGTTCGCGCAGGACCTGGGCTACGGCTTCTACACCAAGGACTCCGAAAGCGGCAAGCTCGACCTCGCCATCATCGAAGTCTCCGCCATCAAAGAAGACGGCTCCCTGGTTCCGACCTCTTCCTGCGGCGTCATCCCCGAAATCCTCATGATCTGCGACAAGATCATCGTCGAGGTGAACACCGGACAGCCCTCCTTCGAAGGGATCCACGACCTCTTGACCCCGCTCACCCCGCCGAACCGCCAGATCCTCGGCATCACCCATGCCGGCGAGAGGATCGGTTCGACCTCGATCCCCTGCGACCCGAGCAAGATCGTCGCCGTGGTCGAGTCCAAGCTGCGCGACCAGGGGCGTGCCTTTGCCGAGCAGGACGACACCTCCGAGGCGATCGCAAACCACATCATCGACTTCTTCACCCACGAGGTGAAAGCCGGCCGTCTGCCGAAGAACCTCCTCCCGATCCAGTCGGGCGTAGGCTCCATCGCCAACGCCGTTATCGGCGGCCTCGCCAAGGGCCCCTTCTCCAACCTGACCGTCTACACCGAGGTGCTCCAGGACACCATGCTCGACCTGTTCGATTCCGGCAAGCTCGACGCGGCCTCCTCCTGCTCGCTCTCCCTCTCGGCGACCCCGGGCTTCCCGCGCTTCTTCGAGAACATGGACAAGTACTTCGACAAGATCACCCTGCGTCCGCTCTCCATCTCCAACGCTCCTGAGCCGATCCGCAGGCTTGGGTGCATCGCGATGAACACCCCGGTCGAGATCGACATCTACGCACACGCCAACTCCACCCTGGTCGGCGGTACCCGCATGATCAACGGCCTGGGCGGCTCGGGCGACTTCCTCAGGAACGGCTTCCTGAAGATGATGCACACCCCGTCCTCCCGTCCGAGCAAGACCGACCCCAACGGCATCTCCTGCGTGGTGCCGCACTGCTCGCACATCGACCACACCGAGCACGACCTCGACTGCGTCATCACCGAGCAGGGCCTGGCCGACCTGCGCGGCATGGCTCCGAAAGAGCGCGCCCGCCGCATCATCGAGAAGTGCGCGCACCCGGACTACAAGCCGCAGCTCACCGAGTACCTCAACATCGCCGAGAAAGAGTGCCTGGCGAAGAAGGTCGGCCACGAGCCGCAGCTTTGGGACCGCGCCTTCAAGATGCACCTCAACCTCGAGAAGAACGGCACCATGAAGCTCAAGAACTGGGACGTCAAGATCGACCTCTGCGAGTAATCGCTCCCACCTTGACTGCAG
Proteins encoded in this region:
- a CDS encoding PAS domain-containing protein, with the protein product MNELQDDELHRQLVQECNDAIIFSDRQGVIRLWNKGAERMLGFTAEEAIGRSLDIFIPENQRARHWEGYFRVMETGYTHYQTDLLAAPALRKDGTRISSEFSMTIIRDADGRVAGTAAVMRDVTAKWQKEKSLRARVAELEKELGQS
- the upp gene encoding uracil phosphoribosyltransferase; translation: MSVHEVNHPLVKHKIGLMREAGISTKKFRELTSEIACLLAYEASRDFQIEPRTITGWDGSKVMIQQLKGKKVTVVPILRAGIGMLDGVLDMIPNAKVSVVGLARNEETLEAHTYFERFVGSLDERLALIIDPMLATGGSMAATIEMLKKNGCLQIRVLCLVAAPEGLAKITAAYPEIDIYVAAIDERLNEQGYILPGLGDAGDKIFGTK
- a CDS encoding acetyl-CoA hydrolase/transferase C-terminal domain-containing protein gives rise to the protein MSQYGTLQDRVKCKQLLNKVMAPEQTIEFFKNGMNLGWSGFTPAGYPKVVPIALADHVEKNNLQGKLRFNLFIGASVGAETEDRWATLDMIDRRWPYQTGKNIAAGINAGRIRMGDKHLSLFAQDLGYGFYTKDSESGKLDLAIIEVSAIKEDGSLVPTSSCGVIPEILMICDKIIVEVNTGQPSFEGIHDLLTPLTPPNRQILGITHAGERIGSTSIPCDPSKIVAVVESKLRDQGRAFAEQDDTSEAIANHIIDFFTHEVKAGRLPKNLLPIQSGVGSIANAVIGGLAKGPFSNLTVYTEVLQDTMLDLFDSGKLDAASSCSLSLSATPGFPRFFENMDKYFDKITLRPLSISNAPEPIRRLGCIAMNTPVEIDIYAHANSTLVGGTRMINGLGGSGDFLRNGFLKMMHTPSSRPSKTDPNGISCVVPHCSHIDHTEHDLDCVITEQGLADLRGMAPKERARRIIEKCAHPDYKPQLTEYLNIAEKECLAKKVGHEPQLWDRAFKMHLNLEKNGTMKLKNWDVKIDLCE
- a CDS encoding uracil-xanthine permease family protein — protein: MSQAKEPVWRQALSGAQILFVAFGALVLVPILTGLNPSMALLGAGVGTLIFQLCTKREVPIFLGSSFAFIAPIVYSVQTWGMPATLGGLFAAGWLYLALSLVIYLRGADFIHRIMPPVVVGPIIMVIGLGLAGVAVNMAMGKTGDGKGVLVDYETAILVAAVSLATTVAVAVRAKGIFRLLPVLSGVAVGYVLSIFLGLVDFTKIAAAPWIEVPTFVTPQFNWAAVLFMIPVALAPAIEHVGDVVAIGAVTGKDYTVKPGLHRTMLGDGLAVCTAALIGGPPVTTYAEVTGAVMITRCYNPVIMTWAAGFAIVMAFFGKFNAILQSIPVPVMGGIMMLLFGSIASVGLNTLIHAQVDMHRPRNLVIVSLVLVFGIGGLSLNVAGQHLHGVSLCGIAAILLNLVLPKGEAPPMGVETDDAEPETVP
- a CDS encoding rhomboid family intramembrane serine protease, whose translation is MSSTKCSRCGRQIDAREPQCIWCGAPRPSFGARFREMLRGGLDAGFVVQAIIAANALFYLLSLLVSGRRGFDMNPLSFLSPDQNSLLLLGATGTIPVLELGRVWSLISANYLHGGLLHILFNMMALRQIGPWVSAEFGASRMFVIYTLSGVAGYVASFFAGIPFTIGASASVCGLIGALFYFGKSRGGNYGAAVSREVSGWLISLVLFGLIMPGINNWGHGGGVVGGIVLAKLLGYQERSHENSAHRLLALICVVATVAVLCYAAYFSLAYRFS
- the bfr gene encoding bacterioferritin, producing MKGNERVIEQLNVRLAEELTATNQYMVHAEMCENWGYKRLHAKIRERAIVEMKHAEKLIERILFLEGRPIVSRLDPIHIGGEIPKMHQFDHALEETAIKGYNESIRLAVELGDNGTRELLQSILDQEEEHIDDIEAQLDQIVQMGVQNYLVDQVG
- a CDS encoding methyl-accepting chemotaxis protein, encoding MFKNKLMHKILSIIGINLFIGITIVGCLAIWLQYRSSMELQAKNSRNMEAVIAEEVAAFMMKDDSKSVANLAKVAKEKRFGFDVQVYNKEGKDTVSEKVDRQVADSLASGKRMEIRQVLDGIHTLRSAVPLLNEERCKQCHDGSDKYLGALLLTSSMEEGYQSAIRMIAILLVAGIVFFLAMMLCMYLFFKKTVVRDLLFFSEKLKDIAEGEGDLTKEIPVRSSDEIGDLARHINHLVRKLRETVTVLYELAENISISLCHVSNRAQKTVGYSAEQKDRSETVAVATEEMAATLNLVAGNTHQAAGFSAEVDEAANRGMSVVDDACRSIVSVRENVAQTLDTVGKLESSSAQIGDIINLIEDIADQTKLLALNAAIEAARAGEHGRGFAVVADEVKMLSEKTATSTKEIAKIITNIQLESREAARSISQEQERVEDGVAKSTAARECLEKILGLAGETAQLINQIASATEEQSATTNEIADKIHNVSESASKVHADMTQSEKAFMELTGVAEQIFSTVGKFSVGNRHDEMKGAVCELRDRFLAAIDAGVAAGRITMADLSDRNYRPIPNTSPQKYNTAFDSFFDQFISPLQEETLSKNGDIFFAICVDDRGYTASHNLRYSKPLTGDPDLDRVNNRTKRIFDDKTGLKAAQNVEPFLLQTYMRDTGEVMNDISTPISINNRHWGAVRLGYRAE